A section of the Roseivirga sp. BDSF3-8 genome encodes:
- a CDS encoding DUF262 domain-containing protein, with the protein MCTDHKEVTTDIIKVKDLLDKEAICIPHYQRPYKWTVHHVTQLIDDILQHSTKKVSAYRIGRNK; encoded by the coding sequence ATGTGTACAGACCATAAGGAAGTAACAACCGACATCATTAAGGTAAAAGACCTGCTGGATAAAGAGGCCATCTGCATACCCCACTACCAAAGGCCCTACAAGTGGACGGTGCACCACGTGACCCAACTCATAGACGACATCCTGCAGCACAGCACCAAAAAAGTAAGCGCCTACCGCATTGGTAGAAACAAGTAA
- a CDS encoding sacsin N-terminal ATP-binding-like domain-containing protein: protein MQEVIENSRVAKAREQAREQDAKQNADKIIQGLEALDESHANRAIWELIQNACDVSTECEVIIDFSNQLFKFSHNGKPFTPKQLNSLIKQVSSKSTVDENEVGQFGTGFITTHCFGRKVIIDTVLEDEGFFKVKEFEIDRNAADSNELKVKLKEQEENVYKILRDEPLQQEPSQQTSFTYIAESDYEKENIAKAQSSLEEVIPYVLVFNNKLKKVRIIYDTGAQRQYIKNLPEDIEGVWHTKIQMDSDTNTSVFTLKSEDEQTVVALPLSSLQEATPPSDNLSRLFIHFPLIGTQNWGSNFIIHSKRFAPAERRDGIYVRSNNPSRKEKEESNTKVIEEATQLIFQYLDRYSPEICNPIYFAPVHFEIGDDESPADKYYQTLKAQWVSKMVSLPLVETNCDSGRICPNQAVFLSSELITEDDETFDALYKLACEFYKDRLPVKSVCKEWTSTVCNWDDKVDFISFEGLCDRIASIGNLDAFDKAGLQAFYSYIKEQKRIELFSSYKLLPNTKGNFHNKEQLKNATRLPGELLDISYGLIEEESRSFIHPDFVLGFDFESFDKKSYYEKLKLLNSKYNDVGEIFPENIRNSYIRFCSIYANDQVEGTRRRLMPLICDFYDIEHREQFMPNPDDDKIEFDEVPLRGLIKNVLLDISKRPDEDSEFLNNYKDQLLFILITVFEQKALRDSVANLKVYPNQLGDFCILDELEVECPTFKGYADSEDIKDLYEEVVGTNIRSKLLHDDFVTLLNSEDRIYKGSTIGGEIEAELSDEKIEADSSKKKYKKNIISLLSGNKELENIFPVINSKKAEFMLSEITEGGIKDDVFSFLNLRHDQIKGLGKLIAKGGIDTLINKAETEILIKERQDYTLRMSQKIGLHIEKLIKESLEVDLQVDYVCPERLADVEVDGVQNGQDIIIKIDAKNFYFIEVKTRWSTNDSVRMSKNQLRQAYDEKDRYALCAINLGGNDKTIEEKLKIESLNEIMGKIRVLTNIGERVSSILEKAYEIKDSNKEFSVEISRGTVPQKLIDEGYSLPDFIDKLKEGLEKS from the coding sequence ATGCAAGAGGTAATAGAAAATAGTAGAGTAGCTAAAGCCAGGGAACAGGCAAGAGAACAGGATGCCAAGCAAAATGCAGATAAGATAATTCAAGGTTTAGAGGCATTAGATGAGAGCCATGCAAACCGTGCTATATGGGAACTGATACAGAATGCCTGTGATGTAAGCACTGAATGTGAAGTTATTATAGACTTTAGTAATCAACTGTTTAAATTCTCACATAATGGAAAGCCATTTACCCCAAAGCAACTTAATTCCTTAATAAAACAGGTTAGCTCAAAATCAACGGTTGATGAAAATGAAGTGGGGCAGTTTGGAACCGGATTCATAACTACCCATTGCTTTGGGCGGAAAGTTATCATTGATACTGTTTTGGAAGATGAAGGCTTTTTTAAAGTTAAAGAATTTGAAATAGATAGAAATGCGGCAGATTCGAATGAGTTAAAAGTTAAGCTTAAGGAGCAGGAAGAAAATGTATATAAAATTCTTAGGGATGAGCCGCTGCAACAAGAGCCAAGTCAGCAAACCTCCTTTACCTATATAGCTGAATCTGATTACGAAAAGGAAAATATAGCAAAAGCCCAAAGTTCATTAGAAGAAGTAATACCTTATGTGTTAGTATTTAACAATAAACTCAAAAAGGTAAGAATTATTTATGATACCGGTGCCCAACGTCAATACATTAAAAATCTTCCAGAAGATATTGAGGGGGTATGGCATACCAAAATCCAGATGGATTCTGATACTAATACAAGTGTTTTTACTTTAAAGTCTGAAGATGAACAGACTGTTGTAGCTCTTCCTTTATCCTCGTTACAGGAAGCTACCCCACCTTCAGATAATTTGAGCCGGTTATTTATTCATTTTCCCTTAATCGGTACTCAAAATTGGGGATCTAACTTTATAATCCATTCAAAAAGGTTTGCCCCGGCAGAAAGGCGTGATGGTATCTACGTGCGATCTAACAATCCTTCCAGGAAAGAAAAAGAGGAGAGTAATACAAAGGTAATTGAAGAAGCTACTCAGTTAATCTTTCAATACCTTGATAGGTACAGTCCGGAAATATGCAACCCAATTTACTTTGCTCCGGTCCATTTTGAAATTGGAGACGATGAGAGTCCTGCGGATAAGTATTACCAAACCTTGAAGGCTCAATGGGTTTCTAAAATGGTTTCGCTTCCACTTGTTGAGACTAACTGTGACTCTGGCAGAATATGTCCTAATCAGGCTGTCTTTTTGTCTTCGGAACTTATTACTGAAGATGACGAAACTTTTGATGCTCTTTACAAACTGGCTTGTGAATTTTATAAAGATAGGCTACCTGTCAAATCTGTTTGTAAAGAATGGACGTCCACCGTATGTAATTGGGATGATAAGGTTGATTTTATTTCTTTTGAAGGTTTATGTGATCGTATAGCTAGCATAGGAAACCTTGATGCATTTGATAAGGCAGGTCTTCAGGCATTTTATAGTTATATTAAAGAGCAAAAAAGGATAGAGTTATTTTCAAGCTATAAATTACTTCCCAATACAAAAGGTAATTTTCATAATAAAGAGCAATTAAAAAACGCAACCAGACTACCCGGGGAGTTATTAGATATTTCGTATGGCCTTATAGAGGAAGAATCAAGATCATTTATTCACCCGGATTTTGTATTAGGTTTTGACTTTGAGTCCTTCGACAAAAAATCATACTATGAAAAGCTGAAATTATTAAACAGTAAGTATAATGATGTTGGTGAAATATTTCCTGAAAATATCAGGAATAGCTACATACGCTTTTGTAGTATCTATGCAAATGATCAGGTAGAAGGCACTCGGCGTAGACTTATGCCATTGATTTGCGACTTTTATGATATAGAACACCGTGAGCAATTTATGCCAAACCCTGACGATGATAAAATAGAGTTTGATGAAGTGCCCTTAAGAGGATTAATAAAAAATGTTTTGCTTGATATAAGTAAGCGACCTGATGAGGATTCTGAATTTTTAAATAATTACAAGGATCAACTGTTATTTATATTAATCACAGTTTTTGAACAGAAGGCGCTTCGTGATTCTGTGGCAAACCTTAAGGTTTATCCAAACCAATTAGGGGATTTCTGTATACTTGATGAGTTAGAGGTTGAATGCCCAACTTTTAAAGGATATGCTGATTCTGAAGATATTAAGGATCTTTATGAAGAGGTAGTTGGCACAAATATTAGAAGTAAACTTTTGCATGATGACTTTGTAACACTTCTAAATAGTGAAGATAGAATCTACAAGGGTAGTACTATAGGAGGTGAGATTGAAGCAGAGCTTAGTGATGAAAAAATAGAAGCTGATAGTTCTAAAAAGAAATACAAAAAGAATATCATTTCGTTGCTTTCCGGTAATAAAGAGCTGGAAAATATTTTCCCTGTAATTAATAGTAAAAAGGCTGAATTTATGCTTTCTGAGATTACTGAAGGAGGGATAAAAGATGATGTATTTTCTTTCTTAAATTTAAGACATGATCAGATAAAGGGTTTAGGTAAATTAATTGCGAAAGGTGGTATTGATACCCTTATTAATAAAGCTGAAACTGAAATCCTTATTAAGGAAAGACAGGACTATACTCTAAGAATGAGTCAAAAAATTGGGTTGCATATCGAGAAATTAATAAAAGAAAGTTTAGAAGTTGATTTACAGGTCGATTATGTTTGTCCAGAGAGACTCGCAGATGTGGAAGTAGATGGCGTACAGAATGGTCAGGATATTATTATTAAGATAGATGCTAAGAATTTTTATTTTATAGAAGTGAAAACACGATGGAGTACAAACGACTCTGTACGCATGAGTAAAAATCAGCTAAGACAAGCATACGATGAAAAAGACAGATATGCACTTTGTGCTATAAATTTGGGTGGAAATGATAAAACCATTGAAGAAAAGCTAAAGATAGAAAGCCTTAACGAAATTATGGGTAAAATTAGGGTTCTCACTAATATTGGAGAACGAGTAAGCTCCATTCTTGAAAAAGCATATGAAATTAAAGATAGCAAC